In Pseudomonas fakonensis, one DNA window encodes the following:
- a CDS encoding YaiI/YqxD family protein, which produces MRVWIDADACPKAAKDLIVKFALKRKLEVVMVAGQAQVKPAFACVRLIVVPSGMDAADDYLVENAVPGELVICSDVPLADRLIKKGVAALDPRGREFDERNMGDRLAVRNLFTELREQGQVGGGQAPYGEREKQAFANSLDRILTRLSKA; this is translated from the coding sequence ATGCGTGTATGGATCGATGCCGACGCCTGCCCCAAGGCGGCCAAGGACCTGATCGTCAAGTTCGCCCTCAAGCGCAAGCTGGAGGTGGTGATGGTGGCCGGCCAGGCGCAGGTCAAGCCGGCCTTCGCCTGTGTGCGGCTGATCGTGGTGCCCAGCGGCATGGACGCCGCCGACGACTACCTGGTGGAAAACGCCGTGCCCGGCGAGCTGGTGATCTGCAGCGACGTGCCGCTGGCCGACCGCTTGATCAAGAAGGGCGTGGCGGCGCTCGACCCGCGCGGGCGCGAGTTCGACGAGCGCAACATGGGCGACCGCCTGGCGGTGCGTAACCTGTTCACCGAGCTACGCGAGCAGGGCCAGGTGGGCGGTGGGCAGGCGCCCTATGGCGAGCGTGAGAAGCAGGCGTTTGCCAATTCGCTGGACCGTATTTTGACCCGGCTGTCCAAGGCCTGA